Proteins from a single region of Pseudopedobacter saltans DSM 12145:
- the asnA gene encoding aspartate--ammonia ligase codes for MNFQKMLKTEVAITLVKETLKTQLISQLNLIPVSSPIAVLDGTGINDDLNGTERPVSFPVKALGEKKAVVVHSLAKWKRLRLKQLEVDLNYGILTDMKALRPDEDYTHIHSIYVDQWDWEKRIEPSQRTLEYLKETVSKIYEALKFTEKFVEAHYPDIKAILPENIKFISSQALLDLYPNLTPKERENAITKEHGAVFLYGIGGKLSNGEPHDGRAPDYDDWSTLNSEGTNGLNGDILVWHPILNCAFELSSMGIRVDKAALTKQLELRESEDRAKLSFHKMLLNGELPECIGGGIGQSRVCMFMLKKSHIGEVQVSIWADDEIERLSAKGIELL; via the coding sequence ATGAATTTTCAAAAAATGTTAAAGACAGAAGTTGCCATTACGCTTGTAAAAGAGACGCTAAAGACTCAACTTATAAGTCAATTGAATCTTATACCTGTCTCGTCCCCGATAGCTGTATTAGATGGTACTGGAATTAACGATGATTTAAATGGAACAGAACGTCCGGTATCATTTCCAGTAAAAGCTTTAGGTGAAAAGAAAGCGGTTGTTGTTCACTCTTTAGCAAAATGGAAGCGCTTAAGACTTAAACAACTTGAGGTTGATTTAAATTATGGCATTCTAACAGATATGAAAGCCCTGAGACCTGATGAAGATTACACACATATTCATTCTATATATGTTGATCAATGGGATTGGGAAAAAAGAATAGAGCCTTCTCAGAGAACACTTGAATACTTAAAAGAAACTGTTTCTAAGATATATGAAGCACTAAAATTTACTGAGAAATTTGTTGAGGCTCATTATCCGGATATCAAAGCTATATTGCCGGAGAATATTAAATTTATCTCTTCACAGGCACTTTTAGACTTATACCCTAACCTGACTCCAAAAGAAAGAGAAAATGCCATAACAAAAGAACATGGTGCCGTTTTCTTGTATGGTATAGGTGGAAAATTAAGTAATGGCGAGCCACATGACGGCAGAGCACCAGACTACGACGACTGGAGTACATTAAATAGTGAAGGAACCAATGGTTTAAATGGAGATATTCTGGTTTGGCATCCGATTTTAAACTGCGCTTTTGAGCTATCTTCTATGGGTATCAGAGTTGATAAAGCTGCATTAACCAAACAGTTGGAATTAAGAGAAAGCGAAGACAGAGCAAAACTTTCATTCCATAAAATGTTACTTAACGGCGAATTACCAGAATGTATAGGTGGTGGAATTGGCCAATCAAGAGTTTGCATGTTTATGCTTAAGAAATCTCATATAGGCGAAGTACAGGTCAGCATCTGGGCAGATGATGAAATTGAAAGATTATCAGCAAAAGGAATCGAACTTCTATAA
- the dprA gene encoding DNA-processing protein DprA produces MFYEIALGLTKGLGNLTIRHLLNHIESAEAIFKSSKTDLEAILGTKSKIISAILEKESFARAEEELAFVEKYKIKPLFITDKEYPKRLINCADAPVLLFFKGNADLNKQKVVSVVGTRNGTTYGKQFCDELISNLKAQNVMIVSGLAYGIDVFAHRAALHNDITTIGVLGHGLDLIYPAAHRNVAEQMLSDGGLLTEYYPKSFVDRGNFPKRNRIIAGMADAVIVVEATKTGGALITAEIANSYNKDVFAVPGRLDDEYSEGCNFLIKTNRAHLLTGVEDLEYIMGWKKQELKTEKQLKLIHDLNKDELIVFEVIKAHDQIAIDDLQVSLNMQQSKLAVALLGLEMKSVIVSLPGKIYKVN; encoded by the coding sequence ATGTTTTACGAAATTGCATTAGGCCTGACCAAGGGTCTGGGTAATCTTACTATTCGACATCTCCTTAATCATATTGAAAGTGCAGAAGCCATATTCAAATCTTCAAAAACTGATCTGGAAGCTATTCTCGGAACAAAATCTAAGATTATAAGTGCAATACTTGAAAAAGAATCTTTTGCAAGGGCAGAGGAAGAACTTGCATTTGTAGAAAAATATAAAATAAAACCACTTTTTATTACAGATAAGGAATATCCGAAGCGTTTGATCAATTGCGCAGATGCCCCGGTACTATTGTTTTTTAAAGGAAATGCTGACTTAAATAAACAGAAGGTTGTTTCTGTTGTTGGAACGCGAAACGGAACCACTTATGGTAAGCAATTTTGTGATGAACTTATTTCAAATTTGAAGGCTCAAAACGTAATGATTGTTAGTGGCCTGGCATATGGTATTGATGTTTTTGCGCATAGAGCTGCATTGCATAATGACATTACAACAATAGGGGTGTTAGGACACGGGTTAGATCTGATTTATCCCGCAGCGCATAGAAATGTAGCTGAACAGATGCTTTCTGATGGAGGTCTGTTGACAGAATATTATCCTAAATCATTTGTTGACAGGGGAAACTTTCCAAAAAGAAATAGAATAATTGCTGGCATGGCTGATGCTGTAATTGTAGTTGAGGCAACAAAAACTGGCGGAGCATTAATTACCGCTGAAATAGCTAACTCTTATAATAAAGATGTATTTGCTGTTCCCGGGCGTTTAGACGACGAGTATTCCGAAGGTTGCAACTTTCTGATAAAGACCAATAGAGCGCATTTATTAACTGGTGTAGAAGATTTGGAGTATATCATGGGATGGAAAAAGCAGGAACTTAAAACTGAAAAGCAGCTGAAGCTGATACATGATTTAAATAAAGATGAATTGATTGTGTTTGAAGTTATAAAAGCCCATGATCAGATAGCTATTGATGATCTGCAGGTTAGTTTAAATATGCAGCAGAGTAAATTGGCGGTCGCTTTACTTGGTTTGGAAATGAAGTCGGTTATTGTTTCTTTACCCGGGAAAATTTATAAGGTAAACTAA
- the rsmG gene encoding 16S rRNA (guanine(527)-N(7))-methyltransferase RsmG, whose product MSSEIIYKYFPKLNSKQKEQIDKLFDLYFLWNSQINVISRKDIDLLYERHILHSLAIAKVCEFKPGQSVLDVGTGGGFPGIPLAILFPETKFHLVDSIGKKIKVVSEVAKGIGLKNLKATHSRAEQIDEKFDFVVSRAVTQLKDFYPWIRDKFKKDSISSLKNGVLYLKGGDLEQELKESKLKNIALYPLKDLFEEEFFETKYVVYVPVQ is encoded by the coding sequence ATGAGTTCTGAGATTATATACAAATATTTCCCAAAATTAAATAGTAAGCAAAAGGAACAGATTGATAAGTTGTTTGATTTGTATTTTCTATGGAATTCGCAAATTAATGTCATCAGCAGAAAAGATATAGACCTGTTATATGAAAGGCATATACTGCACTCTTTGGCTATTGCCAAGGTATGTGAATTTAAACCAGGACAATCCGTGTTGGACGTGGGGACGGGGGGAGGGTTTCCGGGAATCCCTTTAGCTATATTATTTCCCGAAACAAAATTCCACCTGGTAGATTCTATAGGGAAAAAGATAAAGGTTGTAAGCGAGGTTGCCAAAGGGATCGGTTTGAAAAATTTGAAAGCAACTCATAGCAGAGCTGAACAAATCGATGAGAAGTTTGATTTTGTTGTTTCCAGAGCTGTTACACAGCTTAAGGATTTTTATCCTTGGATTAGAGATAAGTTTAAAAAGGATTCTATATCCAGCTTGAAAAATGGAGTGTTATATTTAAAAGGCGGAGATTTAGAACAAGAGCTGAAAGAATCTAAGCTGAAAAATATTGCTTTGTATCCTTTGAAAGATCTTTTTGAAGAAGAGTTTTTCGAGACTAAATATGTAGTTTATGTACCTGTGCAGTAG
- a CDS encoding RNA polymerase sigma factor, which translates to MEINPNFSENARNDYNLVQSARSGNQRAYAELMHRYKDSIYFMVLKMVNNKDDAMDLTVSTFAKAFENLDKYKADFAFSTWLFRIATNGSIDFIRKKRIVTTSIDSVLNDEGEEYMFSIQSNDMNPEESSIKKQQGELLKDIVNRLPDRYRTLVVLRYFDELSYEEIAEQLMLPLGTVKAQLFRARDLLSNILNKQKKTGNEF; encoded by the coding sequence ATGGAAATAAATCCTAATTTTTCAGAAAACGCTCGAAATGACTATAACCTTGTTCAAAGTGCAAGAAGTGGAAATCAAAGGGCTTATGCAGAATTAATGCATCGCTATAAGGATTCTATCTACTTTATGGTTTTGAAAATGGTAAATAATAAAGATGATGCGATGGATTTAACGGTTTCGACCTTTGCCAAAGCATTCGAAAACCTGGATAAATACAAAGCCGACTTTGCGTTTAGTACCTGGTTATTTCGTATTGCCACAAATGGGAGTATCGATTTTATCAGAAAAAAGAGAATTGTAACTACATCAATAGATAGTGTGCTGAATGACGAGGGTGAGGAATATATGTTCTCGATTCAAAGCAACGACATGAACCCTGAAGAGTCTTCTATTAAAAAGCAACAAGGTGAACTATTGAAAGATATAGTAAACAGATTGCCGGACAGGTATCGCACATTGGTTGTGTTAAGATATTTCGATGAACTATCATATGAAGAGATAGCAGAACAGCTGATGCTTCCTTTAGGTACTGTGAAAGCGCAACTTTTCAGGGCAAGAGATCTCTTGTCTAACATTTTAAATAAGCAAAAAAAGACCGGAAATGAGTTCTGA
- a CDS encoding glycosyltransferase codes for MEAYLEYSLLAFLLLFFLIQLYYLLIVQRKLNLYVPEQEKINHDFKVSVVICARNESKNLQENLPLIFQQRGIDFEVVVVNDCSFDNSEEVLRDFKAQYANLKVVTKEEHALYKTGKKFAMTLGIKAASNEILVFTDADCKPVSEEWLSTMCSSYRNPDTEIVLGYSPYEKKKGLLNWLIRYETFQTALNYFSFALNGMPYMGVGRNLSYKKSLFFKNKGFASHMHIPSGDDDLFVNQNASSYNTAIEIREQSHIYSAPKTTWKSYWIQKIRHFGAGTAYKKAHKFQLSLQGTSAIGFYIFLVVCLSFKIQWPYVLGIFFIRFLLQTLVYKKSLTILRCKDLVWSLLFLDLFYYLFLMFISFRRLFRKKVSWK; via the coding sequence TTGGAAGCATATTTAGAATACTCTTTACTTGCCTTTTTACTTCTATTTTTTCTGATTCAGCTTTACTATCTTTTGATAGTTCAAAGAAAGCTTAATTTATATGTTCCGGAACAGGAAAAGATAAATCACGACTTTAAAGTTTCAGTTGTGATTTGCGCTAGAAACGAATCTAAAAATCTGCAAGAAAACCTGCCTTTGATTTTTCAGCAAAGGGGGATCGATTTTGAAGTTGTAGTAGTTAATGATTGTTCTTTTGATAATTCTGAGGAGGTTCTTCGTGATTTTAAAGCGCAGTATGCTAATCTAAAAGTTGTTACTAAAGAGGAACATGCTTTATATAAGACAGGTAAAAAGTTTGCAATGACTTTAGGGATTAAAGCTGCTTCAAATGAAATATTGGTTTTTACCGATGCGGATTGTAAACCAGTATCTGAAGAATGGCTATCCACTATGTGCTCAAGTTATAGAAATCCAGATACGGAAATTGTATTGGGTTATTCTCCGTACGAAAAGAAAAAGGGATTACTGAACTGGCTGATACGTTATGAAACATTTCAAACTGCCTTGAATTACTTCTCTTTTGCACTTAACGGAATGCCATATATGGGAGTTGGACGTAATCTTTCTTATAAAAAGTCCCTTTTTTTTAAGAATAAAGGCTTTGCTTCTCATATGCATATTCCTTCCGGTGATGATGACTTGTTTGTTAATCAAAACGCTAGTAGTTATAATACTGCAATAGAAATCCGAGAGCAGTCTCATATTTATAGTGCACCAAAAACCACCTGGAAAAGCTATTGGATACAAAAGATCAGACATTTTGGTGCCGGTACAGCATATAAAAAGGCACATAAATTTCAATTGAGTTTACAAGGAACATCGGCCATAGGTTTTTATATATTTTTAGTTGTATGTTTGAGTTTTAAGATACAGTGGCCTTACGTATTGGGGATTTTCTTTATAAGATTTTTATTGCAAACTTTAGTTTATAAAAAATCTTTAACTATTTTACGTTGCAAAGATCTGGTTTGGAGTTTGTTGTTTTTAGATTTATTTTATTATCTGTTTTTAATGTTTATTAGCTTTAGACGACTTTTCAGGAAAAAAGTATCATGGAAATAA
- a CDS encoding SDR family oxidoreductase, whose translation MKKDEKKVKQPEQKQTQQPGKEYLMNPEPEYKVRDSKDFFKGKTVLITGGDSGIGRAISVAFAHEGANIAIAYLNEHEDAKRTKELVEKEGSLCLVIPGDVGMEKHCQEIVEKTVEKFGTVDILINNAALQFPQKEITDISAEQLKRTFDVNIFSQFYMVSAALKYLKKGSSIINTASVTAYRGSPELLDYSATKGAIVAFTRSLSMSLMKKGIRVNAVAPGPIWTPLIPATFDKEKVSKFGSDSPMGRVGQPNEVASCYVFLASQGASYISGQVLHPNGGESVNT comes from the coding sequence ATGAAAAAAGATGAGAAAAAAGTAAAGCAGCCAGAGCAAAAGCAGACTCAACAACCAGGTAAAGAGTATTTAATGAATCCTGAACCAGAATACAAGGTAAGGGACTCTAAAGATTTTTTTAAAGGAAAAACGGTGTTGATAACAGGTGGAGACAGCGGTATCGGCAGAGCAATATCCGTAGCTTTTGCTCATGAAGGAGCTAATATTGCTATTGCTTATTTGAATGAACATGAAGATGCGAAAAGAACAAAAGAGTTGGTCGAAAAAGAAGGTTCTCTGTGTTTGGTTATACCGGGAGACGTGGGAATGGAAAAGCATTGTCAGGAGATCGTTGAAAAAACGGTTGAAAAGTTTGGGACCGTTGATATATTAATTAATAATGCGGCTTTGCAATTTCCGCAGAAAGAAATTACCGATATTTCTGCTGAACAATTGAAAAGAACTTTTGACGTAAATATCTTCTCCCAGTTTTATATGGTCAGTGCAGCGCTGAAATATTTGAAAAAAGGTTCAAGTATTATTAATACCGCGTCGGTGACAGCTTACAGAGGCAGTCCTGAACTTTTAGATTACTCGGCAACCAAGGGAGCAATAGTTGCGTTCACGCGCTCATTGTCTATGTCTCTGATGAAAAAAGGTATTCGGGTAAATGCTGTGGCGCCGGGCCCTATCTGGACACCGTTGATTCCCGCGACATTTGATAAAGAAAAGGTATCCAAATTTGGCTCTGATTCTCCTATGGGTCGGGTAGGGCAGCCAAACGAGGTAGCTTCATGCTACGTTTTTCTTGCGTCGCAAGGAGCATCATATATTTCCGGTCAGGTATTGCATCCTAACGGAGGAGAAAGTGTAAATACATAA
- the tgt gene encoding tRNA guanosine(34) transglycosylase Tgt, giving the protein MKFKLSAQDKFSKARAGEIETDHGTIQTPIFMPVGTAGTVKAVHQRELRDDIKAQIILGNTYHLYLRPGLDVIKKAGGLHKFNGWEKPILTDSGGYQVYSLTEVRKIKEEGVTFKSHIDGSKHLFTPENVMDIQRTIGADIIMAFDECTPYPCDYNYARKSLDMTHRWLKRCIDRFDSTKPKYGYSQTLFPIVQGSVYKYLRKKSAEFIAEQNREGNAIGGLSVGEPAEEMYAMTEVVCEILPTEKPRYLMGVGTPINILENIALGIDMFDCVMPTRNARNGMLFTRNGIINIKNEKWKDDFSPIDPDSDLYSDLVYSKAYLRHLIHSKEILGAQIASLHNLHFYLWLVKEAREKIISGEFYEWKNKMVKVLGQRL; this is encoded by the coding sequence ATGAAGTTTAAACTATCTGCACAGGATAAATTTTCGAAAGCAAGAGCCGGTGAAATAGAAACAGATCACGGAACGATACAAACACCTATTTTCATGCCTGTTGGCACAGCCGGAACTGTAAAAGCTGTCCACCAGAGAGAACTTAGAGACGATATCAAAGCCCAGATTATTTTAGGTAACACTTATCACCTTTACCTGAGACCAGGACTGGATGTCATTAAAAAAGCAGGTGGTCTTCATAAATTCAATGGCTGGGAAAAGCCAATCCTAACAGATAGCGGTGGTTATCAGGTTTATTCTCTAACGGAAGTAAGAAAAATCAAGGAAGAAGGTGTGACTTTTAAATCACATATAGACGGCTCTAAGCATCTTTTTACGCCGGAAAACGTAATGGATATCCAGCGAACGATTGGAGCCGATATTATAATGGCTTTTGACGAGTGTACGCCCTACCCATGTGATTATAATTATGCCAGAAAATCACTGGACATGACACACAGATGGCTAAAAAGATGTATAGACAGATTTGATTCTACTAAACCAAAATACGGATATTCTCAAACCTTATTCCCTATCGTACAGGGCTCTGTATATAAATATTTAAGAAAAAAATCGGCGGAATTCATTGCAGAACAAAACAGAGAAGGAAATGCTATTGGCGGATTGTCTGTAGGCGAGCCTGCAGAAGAAATGTATGCCATGACTGAAGTGGTTTGTGAGATCTTACCTACCGAAAAGCCGAGATATTTGATGGGTGTAGGTACTCCAATAAATATTCTCGAAAATATAGCTTTGGGAATTGATATGTTCGATTGTGTTATGCCTACCAGAAATGCCCGAAATGGAATGTTATTCACCAGAAATGGCATTATCAATATCAAAAACGAAAAGTGGAAGGATGACTTCTCTCCAATAGATCCGGACAGTGATTTGTATTCTGATTTAGTATACTCTAAAGCATATTTGAGGCATCTGATACATTCTAAAGAAATTTTAGGAGCACAAATTGCTTCATTACATAACTTACATTTTTATCTTTGGTTAGTAAAAGAAGCCAGAGAAAAAATTATATCTGGAGAATTTTACGAGTGGAAAAATAAAATGGTCAAAGTTCTGGGACAAAGGCTTTAA
- a CDS encoding LptF/LptG family permease gives MKFLDKYIKLIDWYIIRKYLGTFVFTMAIFTLISVVFDISEKLDDFLKSRATFSQVVFEYYAGFIPFYLNFLNPLINFISVIFFTAKMADQTEIVPILTSGASFNRFLRPYFVAATVIFIFNIGFNLFVIPETNRLMINFENTYTKIKDTSRNNVHLQLDSNTYIYMESFDNLRNSGYKFSLEKFDKKDLKEKLMADRISWDSVSHKWKIENYTIRYVDGLKEKMENGTVKDTTLDMKPIDFDIRDNIYSAMNFWELNEKIEKEKIRGSGVMVNLELEKYKRWTYPFSTYVLTLIGVALSSRKVRGGVGLPLGLGILLSFVYILFIQFANVFALKGGLPPIIAVLIPNMLFGALGVYLAIKAPK, from the coding sequence ATGAAATTTCTAGACAAATACATCAAACTGATTGATTGGTATATCATAAGGAAATACCTTGGTACATTTGTATTTACAATGGCCATCTTCACGTTAATTTCTGTTGTTTTTGATATATCGGAAAAACTGGATGACTTTTTGAAAAGCCGGGCCACATTCAGTCAGGTGGTGTTTGAATATTATGCAGGATTTATTCCATTTTACCTGAATTTTCTAAATCCGCTAATTAATTTTATTTCAGTTATTTTTTTCACTGCAAAAATGGCCGATCAAACTGAAATTGTTCCCATTTTAACCAGCGGAGCCAGTTTCAACAGATTTTTAAGACCATATTTTGTAGCGGCTACAGTCATTTTCATCTTCAACATAGGTTTCAATCTTTTCGTAATACCCGAGACCAATAGATTGATGATCAATTTCGAGAATACTTATACAAAAATCAAAGATACTTCAAGAAACAACGTCCACTTACAATTGGATTCCAACACGTATATATATATGGAATCCTTTGATAATCTTAGGAATTCCGGCTATAAATTTTCTCTCGAAAAATTTGATAAAAAGGATCTTAAAGAGAAATTAATGGCCGACAGGATATCCTGGGATTCAGTGAGCCACAAATGGAAAATTGAAAACTATACGATCAGATATGTTGACGGGTTGAAGGAGAAAATGGAAAATGGAACGGTGAAAGATACCACTCTTGACATGAAACCTATTGACTTCGATATCAGGGATAATATATATTCTGCAATGAATTTTTGGGAACTAAATGAAAAAATCGAGAAAGAAAAAATCAGAGGTTCAGGTGTTATGGTGAATTTGGAATTAGAAAAATATAAACGCTGGACTTATCCTTTTTCAACCTATGTTCTCACCTTAATCGGAGTAGCTTTATCTTCCAGAAAGGTTAGAGGCGGTGTTGGTTTACCATTAGGTTTAGGTATACTATTAAGCTTTGTTTACATCTTATTTATCCAGTTTGCGAATGTATTTGCTTTAAAGGGTGGTTTACCTCCAATTATAGCGGTATTGATTCCAAATATGTTATTTGGCGCATTGGGCGTTTATCTCGCTATTAAAGCACCTAAATAG
- a CDS encoding DMT family transporter, translating to MKLKISNDLILHFTVMIWGFTAILGALISIGETHLVWYRVLLAALSLYIYFKIKKVNFKVSRQSFLKIFATGGIVGLHWILFFGSIKASTVSVGIVCLSSLTLFTAILEPLFKAKSISFMEILVGILIIFGIYTIFKFETQYKTGIIMGISSAFCASIFSIINSKLIKNNSAPVITFYEMLGAFFWISVYLIITRGFNNEIIPNTKDIIYLLILSTICTSFAYVLGVHVMKELSAFKVALVTNLEPIYSIILALIIFGQSEAMTSGFYIGAIIILTSVFMYPIIKTRYTKRQINP from the coding sequence ATGAAATTGAAAATAAGCAACGATCTGATCTTACATTTCACGGTAATGATCTGGGGATTTACAGCTATTCTTGGCGCACTAATCTCCATCGGAGAAACCCATTTGGTTTGGTACCGGGTCTTGCTTGCAGCACTCTCTCTGTACATTTACTTCAAGATAAAAAAGGTAAACTTTAAAGTTTCCCGCCAAAGCTTTTTAAAGATTTTTGCGACGGGTGGAATTGTCGGATTACACTGGATTCTATTTTTCGGGTCTATTAAGGCTTCTACGGTATCCGTTGGAATTGTATGCCTTTCTTCCCTAACTTTATTTACAGCCATCCTGGAGCCTTTATTTAAAGCCAAATCCATTTCTTTCATGGAAATTTTGGTCGGAATTTTAATAATTTTCGGAATTTACACCATTTTTAAGTTCGAAACACAATATAAAACCGGAATTATAATGGGGATTTCAAGCGCGTTTTGCGCCAGTATTTTTTCCATAATTAACTCCAAGTTAATCAAAAACAACAGCGCTCCGGTCATTACATTTTACGAAATGTTAGGTGCCTTTTTCTGGATATCAGTTTATCTTATCATCACTCGCGGTTTTAATAATGAAATAATCCCAAACACTAAGGACATTATTTATTTATTAATTCTAAGCACCATTTGTACCTCCTTTGCATACGTATTAGGTGTACATGTAATGAAAGAACTTAGCGCTTTTAAAGTCGCATTAGTAACTAATCTGGAACCTATTTATTCTATCATCTTAGCATTAATTATATTCGGCCAGAGCGAAGCCATGACAAGCGGATTTTATATCGGAGCGATTATTATTTTGACTTCTGTATTTATGTATCCCATAATAAAAACCAGGTATACAAAACGGCAAATAAATCCTTAA